One window from the genome of Paenibacillus azoreducens encodes:
- a CDS encoding cysteine hydrolase family protein, protein MQNKALLVIDVQAGMFPESDPVYEGEVLLERLRTLLHNARSCGVPVIYVQHNEGPGEPLETGTSAWGIHPSIAPAPEDAVIQKFVPDSFHETNLQEVLAGKGIEKLVIAGIQTDVCVQTTSRRANQLGYEITVAEDAHSTWGQEGRTAAQIIMEYNELFRQFAKAVKTEEVEFC, encoded by the coding sequence ATGCAGAACAAAGCATTACTTGTGATTGATGTCCAGGCAGGCATGTTTCCGGAAAGCGATCCGGTATATGAAGGCGAGGTTCTTCTGGAGAGGCTGCGGACGCTGCTGCATAACGCCAGATCCTGCGGTGTTCCCGTGATTTACGTCCAGCACAACGAGGGACCCGGTGAGCCTTTGGAAACCGGAACCTCAGCCTGGGGGATCCACCCGTCCATCGCACCGGCGCCGGAAGACGCCGTTATTCAGAAATTCGTGCCGGATTCGTTTCATGAAACGAACCTGCAGGAAGTGCTGGCAGGAAAAGGAATCGAAAAACTTGTTATTGCCGGAATTCAAACGGATGTATGTGTTCAAACGACCAGCCGCCGTGCCAATCAATTGGGATACGAAATTACCGTCGCCGAAGATGCCCACAGCACTTGGGGACAGGAAGGCCGCACTGCCGCGCAAATCATCATGGAATACAATGAACTGTTCCGTCAATTTGCCAAGGCGGTCAAGACGGAGGAAGTCGAATTTTGCTAG
- a CDS encoding bifunctional transcriptional activator/DNA repair enzyme AdaA, whose product MRHVDESEPLTEEKWEAIIGNDESYDFKFFYAVKSTGIFCRPSCKSKPPNRGNVRIFMNAERAIREGFRPCKRCKPTGERLPDHEWIEVITRYMDHNFAEPLSLHLLAEIGHGSPYHLHRTFKKIMGMTPLEYLQRIRLDHAKALLKQPDLSIAAIGKRVGLPNTSYFISLFKQNFGYTPSDYRRQIM is encoded by the coding sequence ATGAGGCATGTAGACGAGAGCGAACCGCTGACGGAGGAAAAGTGGGAGGCGATCATCGGCAATGACGAGTCCTATGACTTCAAATTTTTTTATGCGGTGAAATCTACCGGGATATTTTGCAGGCCTTCCTGTAAATCCAAGCCCCCCAACCGGGGGAATGTACGGATATTTATGAACGCCGAACGGGCGATCAGGGAAGGGTTCCGCCCATGCAAACGCTGCAAGCCAACGGGAGAACGTCTGCCTGACCATGAGTGGATTGAAGTGATTACACGGTATATGGACCACAACTTCGCCGAACCGTTAAGCCTTCATTTGCTTGCCGAAATCGGCCATGGAAGCCCATATCATTTGCACCGGACTTTCAAGAAAATCATGGGCATGACGCCGCTTGAATATTTGCAGCGGATTCGGTTGGACCACGCCAAGGCATTGCTGAAGCAACCCGATCTTTCGATCGCCGCGATCGGAAAACGGGTCGGATTGCCTAACACCTCCTATTTCATCTCGTTATTCAAACAGAATTTCGGGTATACCCCGTCCGATTACAGGCGGCAAATAATGTAA
- a CDS encoding DNA alkylation repair protein has product MTTTIREELLELAEEDYQKFSASLIPGVTNLLGVRIPELRKLAKRIAKEDWRAYLEQAECDYFEEIMLQGMLIEYIKADVNEKLGLVAAFIPKIDNWSVCDSFCTGLKFAKTHQELVWEFLQPYLQSDKEYEIRFGVVMLLDYYANETYIERVLHILDNIRHDAYYVRMAVAWALSICYVKQPIPTMAYLQHSSVDDFTYNKALQKITESLRVDAETKRLIRSMKRK; this is encoded by the coding sequence GTGACGACAACCATTCGGGAGGAATTGCTGGAGCTTGCAGAAGAAGATTATCAGAAATTCTCGGCGTCATTGATCCCGGGGGTTACCAATCTGCTCGGCGTACGGATCCCGGAGCTTCGGAAATTGGCCAAGAGAATCGCCAAAGAAGACTGGCGCGCTTATCTAGAGCAGGCGGAATGTGATTATTTTGAAGAAATCATGCTCCAAGGCATGTTGATTGAATATATTAAAGCAGACGTGAATGAGAAGCTAGGGTTGGTGGCTGCATTTATTCCGAAGATTGATAACTGGTCCGTATGCGACAGTTTTTGCACAGGTTTGAAATTCGCCAAAACCCATCAGGAGCTGGTGTGGGAATTTCTGCAGCCCTATTTGCAATCCGACAAGGAATATGAAATCCGGTTTGGCGTAGTCATGCTGCTTGATTATTATGCGAATGAAACCTATATTGAACGTGTGCTGCATATTCTGGACAACATCCGGCATGATGCCTATTATGTCAGAATGGCTGTAGCCTGGGCGTTATCGATCTGCTACGTAAAACAACCTATTCCGACCATGGCCTATTTGCAGCATAGCTCTGTCGATGATTTTACGTATAATAAGGCGCTGCAAAAAATAACGGAATCTTTGCGAGTCGATGCCGAAACCAAGAGACTAATCCGCAGTATGAAGCGGAAATAG
- a CDS encoding SPL family radical SAM protein, translating into MVYTPEYKTPKSMLNKGTGFLSGYTHSLNPYAGCSFGCSYCYVRQMPVSTFRGKPWGTWVDIKQGAADVFRKELRKAKSKGPVTIFMSSSTDPYQPEEAKACVTRSLLEVMTEDPPDFLLVQTRSPLLKRDIDLLLRLGERVRVSMTVETDREDIRLRFTPGTPPIEARLRTLKQLKEAGIPAQATIAPVLPSSEEFPVKLRPLVNRICIDDYFMGDGSGGKRTRSLGVERIYQELGLEEWYSREAYRMVYERFIRVFAESDVYISQKGFEP; encoded by the coding sequence ATGGTCTATACGCCTGAATACAAAACACCCAAATCGATGCTGAATAAAGGTACAGGTTTTCTGTCCGGATACACGCATTCGCTAAATCCCTATGCAGGCTGCTCATTTGGCTGCTCTTATTGCTATGTGCGGCAGATGCCGGTGTCAACCTTTCGCGGCAAACCTTGGGGTACTTGGGTGGATATAAAACAAGGCGCGGCCGATGTGTTTCGCAAGGAACTTCGCAAAGCCAAGAGCAAAGGTCCTGTGACGATTTTCATGTCTTCCAGTACGGACCCGTACCAACCGGAAGAAGCCAAAGCCTGCGTCACCCGTTCTCTTCTTGAAGTCATGACGGAAGATCCGCCGGATTTTCTGCTCGTCCAAACAAGAAGTCCCCTTTTAAAAAGGGATATCGATCTGCTGCTCCGGTTGGGGGAGCGGGTGAGAGTCAGCATGACGGTGGAAACGGACCGTGAGGACATTCGCCTGCGTTTTACGCCAGGAACGCCTCCGATTGAAGCCAGGCTTCGGACTTTAAAACAGCTGAAGGAAGCCGGCATACCGGCTCAAGCCACGATTGCCCCGGTACTTCCAAGCTCGGAAGAGTTCCCGGTTAAGCTGCGTCCGCTGGTTAACCGCATCTGCATTGACGATTATTTTATGGGGGATGGCAGCGGAGGCAAACGCACGCGAAGTTTAGGGGTTGAGCGGATTTATCAGGAACTCGGCCTTGAGGAGTGGTACAGCCGGGAGGCATACCGCATGGTTTATGAACGATTTATCCGGGTTTTTGCGGAAAGTGACGTGTATATCAGCCAAAAAGGTTTTGAACCTTAA
- a CDS encoding spore germination protein, producing MQKLSQFLFTQDHATERETVKTEIKNERPTLEHTLDQFQNCFDLVQRTYPECQIHIVYLTFLAGADQIMREIILPFSDAGEEEAAKILKRSQYTLVTDSKECIKGILGGKAAIFFQEQTYLVDISEPVGRTISQSETESVISGPHDGFVENISQNIGVLRKKIKSSHLKIIRFEVGEIAKTEVVLAYIDRIANQGLVDELARRIENIEFDAITDSNMLVQLIEENPNSIFPQFMTTERPDSIISKLIGGRIIGFVDGSPAAFCCPNNFFDFFSSADDYYQRWLLGSALRVLRFIGFLITIGFTGFYVSVTTFHYEMIPHTMLLNLTESRAKVPFPPLLEALLMETTSELLREAGARLPTKIGQTIGIVGGIVIGQAAVQAGFTSNILIIAVATSAIASFVIPSYIMSASIRLIRFGLIILAGVLGNLGLIMGIGLVIIHLAGIRNLGTSYLTPLAPMNFSDLLDTFIRGPFWGLRKRPSIVKTENQSTNKMRK from the coding sequence ATGCAGAAATTATCGCAGTTTTTGTTCACTCAGGATCATGCGACTGAAAGGGAAACGGTCAAAACAGAAATTAAAAACGAGAGACCTACGTTGGAGCATACGCTCGACCAGTTTCAAAATTGCTTTGACCTGGTGCAGCGCACCTACCCCGAGTGTCAAATACATATCGTATATCTGACTTTTTTGGCCGGTGCGGATCAAATCATGCGTGAAATCATCCTCCCTTTTTCGGATGCAGGCGAAGAGGAAGCCGCAAAGATTTTAAAGCGGTCGCAATACACTCTAGTTACCGATTCGAAAGAATGCATCAAGGGGATATTGGGAGGCAAAGCGGCGATCTTTTTCCAGGAGCAAACGTACCTGGTTGACATTTCAGAGCCTGTCGGCCGGACGATTTCGCAATCGGAGACGGAAAGCGTCATTTCCGGTCCCCATGATGGCTTTGTCGAAAATATATCCCAAAACATCGGCGTGCTTCGCAAAAAAATCAAAAGCTCCCATTTGAAAATCATCCGTTTCGAGGTCGGGGAAATCGCCAAAACCGAGGTCGTGTTAGCCTATATAGACCGGATCGCCAATCAGGGACTGGTGGACGAGCTCGCCAGGCGGATTGAAAATATCGAATTTGATGCCATTACGGACTCCAATATGCTCGTACAGTTGATTGAGGAAAATCCGAATTCGATCTTTCCCCAATTCATGACGACCGAACGGCCGGATTCGATTATTTCCAAGCTCATCGGCGGCAGAATCATAGGATTTGTGGACGGCAGCCCGGCCGCATTTTGTTGTCCGAACAATTTTTTCGATTTTTTCTCGTCTGCAGATGATTACTACCAGCGTTGGCTGCTGGGTTCGGCATTAAGAGTGCTTCGTTTTATCGGTTTTCTGATCACCATAGGCTTTACGGGATTCTACGTCTCAGTGACGACCTTTCATTACGAGATGATTCCGCATACAATGCTGCTTAACTTAACCGAATCCAGAGCCAAAGTCCCGTTTCCGCCGCTGCTGGAAGCGTTATTGATGGAAACGACCAGCGAACTGCTGCGAGAAGCGGGCGCAAGGCTCCCTACGAAAATCGGGCAAACGATCGGGATCGTAGGCGGCATCGTGATCGGTCAGGCCGCGGTGCAAGCAGGGTTCACAAGCAACATCCTGATTATCGCCGTCGCCACCTCGGCCATCGCGTCCTTCGTCATTCCGAGCTATATTATGAGCGCATCCATCCGGCTGATCCGTTTCGGACTTATCATTTTGGCGGGAGTTCTCGGGAATTTGGGGCTGATCATGGGGATCGGTCTCGTGATCATTCATCTGGCCGGCATAAGAAATCTGGGAACCTCCTATTTGACACCGCTAGCGCCGATGAATTTTTCCGATTTGCTGGATACCTTCATCAGGGGTCCGTTCTGGGGATTAAGAAAAAGGCCGTCCATCGTTAAGACCGAAAATCAGTCAACGAATAAAATGCGAAAATAG
- a CDS encoding 2OG-Fe(II) oxygenase, giving the protein MSKGLPERIVGMDWSAVQRSLDEQGFAVFPPILDTEECDALIASYDADDLYRKTIDMKRYRFGIGEYKYFHSPLPEVLQQLRAAFYPQLAAAANRWMERLGKEASYPASLPEFLDKCHQAGQNRSTPLILKYEAGGYNCLHQDLYGEVFFPFQVLLTLNQKETDYEGGEFLLVEQRPRAQSRGHVIRPERGGGVIFPTSFRPVQGMRGYYRTTLRHGVGTVTAGTRYSLGIIFHDAN; this is encoded by the coding sequence ATGTCTAAAGGTTTGCCTGAGCGAATCGTTGGCATGGATTGGTCTGCTGTACAACGAAGTTTGGATGAGCAGGGATTCGCCGTTTTTCCACCGATATTGGATACGGAGGAATGTGATGCTCTGATCGCGTCTTATGATGCGGACGATTTGTATAGAAAAACCATCGACATGAAGAGGTACCGGTTTGGAATCGGGGAGTACAAATATTTCCATTCCCCGCTTCCCGAGGTTTTGCAGCAGCTCAGGGCGGCTTTTTATCCACAGCTGGCCGCGGCTGCGAACCGCTGGATGGAGCGGCTTGGCAAGGAAGCTTCTTATCCGGCCTCGCTGCCCGAGTTTCTGGATAAATGCCATCAGGCAGGGCAGAACCGTTCAACGCCGCTGATTCTGAAATACGAAGCCGGCGGATATAATTGTCTTCATCAGGATTTGTATGGAGAGGTGTTTTTTCCGTTTCAAGTGCTCCTAACATTAAACCAGAAGGAAACAGATTACGAAGGCGGCGAGTTTTTGCTGGTAGAACAGCGCCCGCGCGCACAAAGCCGTGGACATGTAATCCGGCCGGAGCGAGGCGGCGGCGTTATTTTTCCGACAAGCTTCCGGCCTGTTCAAGGCATGAGGGGATATTACCGGACTACGCTGCGCCATGGGGTAGGAACCGTTACGGCGGGCACAAGATACAGTTTGGGCATCATTTTTCATGATGCAAACTGA
- a CDS encoding DNA-3-methyladenine glycosylase family protein produces the protein MPLIETSFFKYGKTETDALKQADPVLGDAISRLGKVERETMPDLFHALIYAVVGQLISVKTAESIWQRMQHHFKSMDPVTIAGHFPEQIQACGLTRKKAECIHRIAAKISSGELDLSELHHLPDQEVIRRLTALDGIGQWTAEMLLLHALERPDVVSFGDVAIRRGMMKLYGLDSMTKKEFDGYRERYSPYGSVASIYLWKISFE, from the coding sequence ATGCCGCTCATCGAAACCTCGTTTTTTAAGTATGGCAAGACAGAAACGGATGCGCTGAAACAAGCGGACCCTGTCCTTGGCGATGCCATTTCAAGGTTAGGGAAGGTGGAGCGCGAAACGATGCCGGACCTGTTCCATGCATTGATTTATGCGGTTGTCGGCCAGCTGATTTCGGTCAAAACCGCAGAATCGATTTGGCAGCGGATGCAACACCATTTTAAAAGCATGGATCCCGTTACAATTGCCGGACATTTCCCGGAGCAAATTCAAGCCTGCGGATTGACCCGGAAAAAAGCCGAATGTATTCACCGGATCGCCGCCAAAATCTCTTCCGGGGAACTAGATTTGAGTGAGCTTCATCATCTGCCTGATCAGGAAGTTATCCGCAGGTTGACCGCGCTGGACGGCATTGGCCAATGGACCGCCGAAATGCTGCTGCTCCATGCCCTGGAACGGCCGGATGTGGTGAGCTTTGGAGATGTTGCGATCCGTCGGGGAATGATGAAACTGTATGGACTGGACAGCATGACGAAAAAAGAGTTTGACGGGTACAGGGAACGCTATTCTCCCTACGGTTCCGTCGCATCCATCTATCTATGGAAAATATCGTTTGAATAA
- a CDS encoding methylated-DNA--[protein]-cysteine S-methyltransferase, whose protein sequence is MKHDQKQTIYWSVLEFEDWNLHLAATANGLCYVGSANKPYEEMEEWVRKHFKAFNLLRDDKALMPYKEELAAFLAGKLVRFSMPCDLLGTAFQQSVWEALCKIPYGETCTYSDIADLIGKPAAVRAVGTAIGANPVLMSVPCHRVIGKNGTLTGFRGGLDMKTRLLALEKNAVVSLTQEAGRHV, encoded by the coding sequence ATGAAACATGATCAGAAGCAAACGATTTATTGGTCCGTGCTTGAATTTGAAGACTGGAACCTGCATCTAGCTGCGACGGCAAACGGACTTTGTTATGTGGGTTCGGCCAACAAGCCGTATGAAGAGATGGAAGAGTGGGTCCGCAAGCATTTTAAAGCCTTTAACTTGTTAAGGGATGATAAGGCGTTAATGCCCTACAAAGAGGAATTGGCGGCTTTTCTGGCCGGAAAGCTTGTCCGTTTTTCGATGCCATGCGATTTGCTGGGGACGGCATTTCAACAGTCGGTGTGGGAAGCGCTTTGTAAAATCCCATACGGAGAAACATGCACTTACTCCGACATCGCGGATTTGATTGGCAAACCTGCCGCGGTTCGGGCGGTTGGTACAGCCATCGGCGCCAACCCGGTCCTGATGTCGGTGCCTTGTCACCGCGTCATTGGCAAAAACGGGACTTTAACCGGCTTCCGCGGCGGGCTCGACATGAAAACAAGACTGCTGGCGTTGGAGAAAAACGCGGTAGTTTCCTTGACGCAAGAGGCTGGCCGCCATGTCTAA